The proteins below come from a single Sorghum bicolor cultivar BTx623 chromosome 4, Sorghum_bicolor_NCBIv3, whole genome shotgun sequence genomic window:
- the LOC8056653 gene encoding nucleolar and coiled-body phosphoprotein 1, whose translation MTKNKYEQQRDENVKKIQEVFKSMGIPILAQEVIDGLAKKQKGKGKAVATENPGSDHDYDPSSEIENETDSDDECDDDLHVEVNTQVEEMVLGTRLVQKKLKVGTAAASKKAPWTPTRLTRQQVAMSPGRRPPPRQRMPLLPKNPAKGSTQAKSQHPTSSSLTTNTANKAPAPLVIPTAPAPPVNPTAPAPPVIPTPSPAISAPIPTAIPSMSAPIPNREASIHKFTKATAAKSVPGANPMCTPSTPRPTAALSRHPTPATSVTQEVPIDTSPGVQSSRQSNDINVVADTFDATTIEDNTRLDVDIKNDGPSKAACTNIVKRGVRQQRYHLKRKYYDESLTKEQLLAMEPPPKMKKQEWVNLVEYWCEPKNQEKSSKNKANRALVQLHQKTGSRSYIAHRYSLRSKYNDTEPDAIEFFGECMNHPQHGRTPLANELYEQMVAEEEKEPEGEQQKSPTKIVAESLSHISNRSTFLQSLGITKVSKATGSTSAAAQARMQAQFEEQLQEEREEAARRQEVWQAQLEAQQAALEENQTLLRVTQEEVKAMNNKFEEVSSMLRSLLKFHKD comes from the exons ATGACGAAAAACAAGTATGAGCAGCAAAGGGATGAAAATGTAAAGAAAATTCAGGAAGTTTTTAAATCTATGGGTATACCAATCTTAGCTCAGGAAGTTATTGATGGTCTTGCAAAAAAACAAAAGGGAAAAGGTAAGGCAGTAGCCACTGAAAATCCAGGATCTGACCATGATTATGATCCATCATCTGAAATTGAAAACGAAACTGATAGTGACGATGAATGTGATGACGACCTCCATGTTGAGGTCAATACTCAG GTAGAAGAGATGGTTCTAGGAACGCGCCTTGTCCAAAAGAAGCTGAAGGTGGGGACGGCGGCTGCCAGCAAAAAGGCACCGTGGACACCAACAAGATTAACTAGGCAGCAAGTAGCCATGTCGCCTGGACGTCGTCCACCACCTAGGCAGAGAATGCCCTTGCTTCCTAAGAACCCTGCAAAAGGCAGCACACAAGCGAAAAGCCAACACCCTACAAGCAGCAGCCTCACCACAAACACTGCAAACAAAGCCCCTGCTCCTCTAGTGATCCCCACAGCCCCTGCTCCTCCAGTGAACCCCACAGCCCCTGCTCCTCCAGTGATCCCCACACCCAGTCCAGCCATCTCTGCTCCTATTCCCACAGCTATTCCATCGATGTCTGCTCCTATTCCAAACAGAGAGGCTAGTATTCACAAATTCACCAAGGCAACTGCAGCCAAGTCTGTGCCTGGTGCAAACCCAATGTGTAcaccttctactccaagaccaaCTGCTGCCCTATCTAGACATCCTACTCCTGCCACTAGTGTCACCCAAGAAGTTCCTATAGACACCTCGCCAGGTGTGCAGAGCTCTAGGCAGAGCAATGACATCAATGTGGTAGCTGATACATTTGATGCAACAACTATAGAGGACAAT ACAAGGTTGGATGTGGATATTAAGAATGATGGACCAAGCAAGGCAGCATGCACTAATATTGTCAAGAGGGGAGTAAGGCAGCAGAGGTATCATCTGAAAAGGAAGTACTATGACGAGTCACTGACAAAAGAACAACTCTTGGCCATGGAACCTCCACCTAAGATGAAGAAGCAGGAGTGGGTCAACCTGGTTGAGTACTGGTGTGAGCCAAAGAATCAG GAAAAAAGTTCCAAGAATAAAGCTAACCGTGCCCTAGTGCAGCTTCACcaaaagactggatctaggtccTACATTGCCCACCGTTACAGCCTG AGGTCTAAGTACAATGACACGGAACCAGATGCGATTGAATTCTTTGGTGAATGCATGAATCATCCACAACATGGTCGTACTCCTCTTGCAAATGAATTATAT GAACAAATGGTGGCAGAGGAGGAAAAAGAACCAGAAGGAGAACAACAGAAGTCTCCAACCAAGATAGTTGCTGAAAGTCTCAGCCACATCAGCAATAGATCAacattccttcaaagtcttggcATAACTAAAGTGAGCAAGGCTACCGGGTCCACATCAGCTGCAGCACAAGCACGTATGCAAGCGCAATTTGAAGAACAGCTACAAGAAGAAAGAGAGGAGGCTGCAAGGAGGCAGGAAGTGTGGCAGGCACAACTTGAAGCGCAGCAGGCCGCACTTGAAGAAAACCAAACCTTGCTACGCGTGACACAAGAAGAAGTGAAGGCAATGAACAACAAGTTTGAGGAAGTCAGTTCGATGCTACGATCTTTGCTGAAATTTCACAAAGATTGA